The following proteins are encoded in a genomic region of Musa acuminata AAA Group cultivar baxijiao chromosome BXJ2-11, Cavendish_Baxijiao_AAA, whole genome shotgun sequence:
- the LOC103972176 gene encoding ubiquitin carboxyl-terminal hydrolase 3: MASASEKKRWLPLEANPDVMNQFVWGLGVPEDVAEFNDVYGLDEELLEMVPKPVLAVLFLFPYSKEAEAERISNQEKASGNEKKKPSEKVYFLKQTVGNACGTIGVLHALGNASSHIKFIEESFLDRFYKSTASLDPFERAAFLEKDREMEDAHSVAATAGDTEASSEVDEHYICFTCIDGELYELDGMKSQPISHGPSSPDSLLQDAAKVIKALILKNPDSMNFNVMALSKNSG; the protein is encoded by the exons ATGGCGTCGGCGTCAGAGAAGAAGAGATGGCTTCCCCTGGAAGCAAACCCCGATGTGATGAACCAG TTCGTTTGGGGTCTCGGGGTCCCGGAGGACGTAGCTGAGTTCAATGACGTGTATGGCTTGGACGAGGAGCTCTTGGAGATGGTCCCGAAGCCTGTGCTCGCCGTGCTGTTTCTTTTCCCTTACTCCAAGGAG GCTGAAGCTGAGAGGATATCCAATCAAGAGAAGGCATCGGGGAATGAAAAGAAG AAACCAAGTGAGAAGGTGTACTTCTTGAAACAAACTGTGGGTAATGCTTGTGGAACAATTGGTGTTCTTCATGCTTTAGGAAATGCGAGTTCACATATCAAATTCA TTGAGGAATCATTTTTGGATAGGTTTTATAAATCAACAGCCAGCTTGGATCCATTTGAG CGTGCTGCCTTTCTGGAAAAAGACAGAGAAATGGAGGATGCACATTCTGTTGCAGCTACTGCTGGGGACACAGAG GCTTCTTCAGAAGTGGATGAACACTATATTTGCTTTACATGTATAGATG GAGAACTTTATGAGCTTGATGGAATGAAATCCCAACCTATAAGTCATGGTCCTTCATCGCCTGACAGCTTATTGCAG GATGCAGCTAAGGTTATAAAAGCTCTGATCTTGAAGAACCCCGACTCAATGAACTTCAATGTCATGGCTCTGTCGAAAAATTCAGGATGA
- the LOC135584886 gene encoding protein VASCULAR ASSOCIATED DEATH 1, chloroplastic-like isoform X2 — MGTDPPENPEAQRPSPAPTAAKPDGDAASETSSAQSSEPSDRKDAESLVLSTRSEEYRFLFRLSPDDVLLQDFNCAIHENILLQGHMYLFTHHICFYSNIFGFETKKIIPFHEVTCVRKAKTVAIFHNAIEILAGVKRYFFGSFLTRDEAYRLIVDVWVQHGGDVRAQDTKLEASSQDDAIIIFDKVKGGKALLDDSSSSNRSKDAKLSEEFKSIPNGKVDSDISIRLLEIQENEGEENVNKSLSQNPFSWTIEDIDAPKVPEHFAIVAESKFSLLVEDFFSLFVSDRAADFLKDFHTRCGDKDFQCTSWHRHEQFGYTRNVSFLHPVKVYLGAKFGNCQEVQKFRVYRNSHLVIETSQQIDNVPYGDYFQVEGIWDVEQASKGENSCTVKVYSNVAFSKKTMFKGKIEQSTREESKEVYATWISIAHETLKEKNIGQSKGLAEQDASMVHENNSELGSPPKLEGSTQNSTLNSTYLSRNIHEITNCNSGIDNHMKEKSQLFSPLMSIFREPWATFCSHMKAQSLLATILAVAFIIFILMQLSIILLLARVPEVHLVTHGNYNMENVEWLEKRFNYLKEEMLMVESRLERMRHEYALLKSYLQSLEQLRAKS, encoded by the exons ATGGGCACCGATCCGCCGGAGAATCCGGAGGCACAACGCCCCTCGCCGGCGCCGACGGCCGCGAAGCCCGACGGGGACGCGGCTTCCGAGACGTCGTCGGCGCAGTCCAGCGAGCCCTCCGACCGGAAGGACGCCGAATCTCTG GTCCTGTCGACGAGGAGTGAGGAGTACAGGTTTCTGTTTCGTCTTTCGCCTGATGAT GTTCTTCTTCAAGATTTTAATTGCGCAATCCATGAAAATATTCTTCTTCAG GGGCATATGTATTTGTTTACCCACCACATCTGCTTTTATTCCAACATTTTTGGATTTGAGACAAAG AAAATAATTCCTTTCCATGAGGTAACTTGTGTTCGTAAAGCAAAGACAGTTGCAATCTTTCATAATGCCATTGAGATTCTTGCTGGAGTGAAAAGG TACTTTTTTGGATCTTTCTTGACTCGGGATGAAGCATACCGGCTTATTGTTGATGTCTGGGTGCAACATGGTGGTGACGTAAGAGcccag GATACAAAATTGGAGGCCAGCAGTCAAGACGATGCCATTATTATATTTGACAAAGTGAAGGGAGGTAAAGCATTGCTAGATGATTCATCATCTTCGAACAG AAGTAAGGATGCCAAATTGTCAGAAGAATTTAAATCTATCCCTAATGGTAAAGTTGACAGCGACATTTCCATAAGGCTTTTGGAAATTCAGGAGAATGAAGGTGAAGAAAATGTTAACAAGTCATTATCTCAAAATCCTTTTTCATGGACCATCGAGGACATTGATGCTCCTAAAG TACCTGAACATTTTGCAATTGTTGCTGAGTCAAAGTTTTCG CTCCTTGTGGAGGATTTCTTCAGCTTATTTGTCTCTGATCGTGCTGCTGACTTTTTGAAGGATTTCCATACAAGATGTGGTGACAAGG ATTTTCAGTGCACTTCTTGGCATAGGCACGAACAATTTGGGTATACCCGCAATGTTTCATTTCTGCATCCTGTCAAAGTATATCTTG GTGCTAAATTTGGGAACTGTCAGGAGGTCCAGAAATTTCGCGTGTACAGAAACAG CCATTTGGTAATCGAAACATCACAACAAATTGATAATGTGCCATATGGGGATTACTTCCAAGTTGAG GGGATCTGGGATGTTGAACAAGCTAGCAAGGGAGAAAATAGCTGCACTGTGAAAGTATATTCTAATGTGGCATTTTCAAAGAAGACCATGTTTAAGG GGAAAATTGAGCAATCAACTAGGGAGGAGAGTAAAGAAGTTTACGCTACTTGGATAAGCATC GCTCATGAAACTTTAAAGGAAAAGAATATTGGACAATCGAAAG GACTAGCAGAGCAGGATGCATCAATGGTTCATGAGAACAACAGTGAATTAGGAAGTCCCCCAAAGCTTGAAGGGTCAACACAAAATTCAACATTAAATTCTACATATCTTTCAAGGAACATCCATGAGATAACAAACTGTAATTCAGGGATTGACAATCACATGAAAGAGAAGTCTCAACTGTTTTCACCTCTGATGAGTATATTTAGAGAACCATGGGCAACCTTCTGttcacatatgaaggcacaaaGTCTGCTAGCTACGATTTTAGCTGTGGCATTTATTATCTTTATCCTAATGCAG TTAAGCATCATTCTTCTTCTAGCTAGAGTTCCTGAGGTGCATCTGGTAACTCATGGAAACTATAATATGGAGAACGTAGAGTGGTTAGAGAAGCGCTTTAACTACCTCAAGGAAGAAATGCTTATGGTGGAATCTCGATTGGAGCGGATGCGTCATGAATATGCCTTGTTGAAGTCTTATCTGCAGAGTCTTGAACAGCTGAGGGCCAAATCATGA
- the LOC103972638 gene encoding protein NRT1/ PTR FAMILY 4.5-like, protein MQGQSMEVNEAGTDPHTSGKTRKGGFRAAMFVFAMSGVENVGFIANMVSFVLYFMYVMHFDLAGSSTTLTNFMGATFLLPIVGGFISDTYMTRLNTALLFGFFEIAVTKGYILLAVQAHKSSLHPCPTCRLEGRNALLFHATLCLLAIGFGGTRGSFPALGADQFDKKNPKQKHQITTYFNFMLLSVTLGATVGVTVIVWVSTEKKQWSLAFLISMLLALLGYAFLAAGKPFYLVRVPGDGPLLKLIQVVVVAFKNRKLTVPQNSDDLYEINEKVDEHVEEKLPHSSQLRFLDKAAVLPENTRAEPWKVCTVTQVEELKIIIRMLPILASTILMNTCLAQLQTFSVQQGNIMDLHLGSFEVPAASIPVIPVVFMSILIPIYNFVFIPFARGITGHPSGITHLQRVGVGLVLSAVSMAIAAAVELKRRNAAVQDGKLISLFWLSFQYGIFGVADMFTLVGLLEFFYSEAPAGMRSLSTSLSFLSLSFGYFLSSIFVQAINGITGRLTQSRQGWLHGLDLNANRLELFYSFLAVLSCLNFGVYLMCAKWYKYRAEGSAAATAEDAESTDAPAERSINDLLSPDKLTDG, encoded by the exons ATGCAGGGTCAGAGCATGGAGGTCAACGAGGCCGGTACCGATCCCCACACATCTGGGAAGACAAGAAAAGGTGGATTCAGAGCCGCCATGTTCGTCTTCG CCATGTCGGGGGTGGAGAATGTTGGCTTCATAGCAAACATGGTGAGCTTCGTGCTGTACTTCATGTACGTAATGCACTTCGATCTGGCTGGCTCCTCGACCACTCTCACTAACTTCATGGGTGCAACCTTCCTGCTCCCCATCGTCGGAGGTTTCATCTCCGACACGTACATGACCAGGCTCAACACGGCTCTTCTCTTCGGGTTCTTCGAGATCGCGGTA ACAAAGGGTTACATCCTTCTCGCCGTTCAAGCTCACAAGAGCAGCTTGCATCCTTGCCCGACATGTCGCTTGGAGGGACGAAACGCGCTGCTTTTCCACGCGACCTTGTGTCTCTTGGCGATAGGCTTCGGAGGGACACGGGGGTCGTTCCCTGCGCTTGGAGCAGACCAGTTCGACAAGAAGAACCCCAAGCAGAAGCACCAAATCACCACCTACTTCAACTTTATGTTGCTCAGCGTCACTCTGGGCGCCACTGTGGGGGTGACGGTGATCGTCTGGGTGAGCACCGAGAAGAAACAGTGGTCATTGGCTTTCTTGATATCCATGTTGCTCGCCTTGCTTGGCTACGCCTTCCTCGCTGCCGGGAAGCCTTTCTACCTCGTCCGCGTTCCAGGAGACGGCCCCCTCCTCAAGCTCATCCAG GTCGTAGTTGTTGCATTCAAGAATCGGAAGCTGACCGTGCCTCAGAATTCTGATGATCTGTATGAGATCAATGAGAAAGTGGATGAACATGTCGAAGAAAAGCTACCACATTCCAGCCAATTGAG GTTCTTAGACAAAGCCGCGGTGCTGCCGGAAAACACCAGAGCAGAGCCATGGAAGGTGTGCACGGTAACACAAGTAGAGGAGCTAAAGATCATCATCCGCATGCTCCCCATCCTGGCCAGCACCATACTCATGAACACCTGCCTCGCCCAGCTTCAGACCTTCTCGGTGCAACAGGGCAACATCATGGACCTCCACCTCGGCTCCTTCGAGGTCCCGGCCGCCTCCATCCCCGTCATCCCCGTCGTCTTCATGTCCATACTCATCCCCATCTACAACTTCGTCTTCATCCCCTTCGCACGCGGCATCACCGGCCACCCTTCCGGCATCACCCACCTCCAGCGCGTCGGCGTCGGCCTCGTCCTCTCTGCCGTCTCGATggccatcgccgccgccgtcgAGCTGAAGCGCCGCAACGCGGCCGTCCAAGACGGCAAGCTTATCAGCCTCTTCTGGCTGTCCTTCCAGTACGGCATATTCGGGGTGGCCGACATGTTCACGCTGGTTGGGCTACTGGAGTTCTTCTACAGCGAGGCGCCGGCCGGAATGCGCTCACTCTCCACATCCCTCTCgtttctctccctctccttcggCTACTTCCTCAGCTCCATCTTCGTGCAAGCCATCAACGGCATCACAGGGAGGTTGACGCAAAGCCGGCAGGGATGGCTCCACGGGCTGGATCTGAACGCGAACCGCCTGGAACTGTTCTACTCTTTCCTCGCCGTATTGAGCTGCCTCAACTTTGGGGTCTATCTCATGTGTGCCAAATGGTACAAGTACAGGGCGGAAGGTTCAGCGGCGGCCACTGCGGAAGACGCTGAGAGTACTGATGCACCGGCCGAGCGCTCTATCAATGACCTTCTATCTCCGGATAAGTTAACCGATGGATAG
- the LOC135584886 gene encoding protein VASCULAR ASSOCIATED DEATH 1, chloroplastic-like isoform X1, with translation MGTDPPENPEAQRPSPAPTAAKPDGDAASETSSAQSSEPSDRKDAESLVLSTRSEEYRFLFRLSPDDVLLQDFNCAIHENILLQGHMYLFTHHICFYSNIFGFETKKIIPFHEVTCVRKAKTVAIFHNAIEILAGVKRYFFGSFLTRDEAYRLIVDVWVQHGGDVRAQDTKLEASSQDDAIIIFDKVKGGKALLDDSSSSNRSKDAKLSEEFKSIPNGKVDSDISIRLLEIQENEGEENVNKSLSQNPFSWTIEDIDAPKVPEHFAIVAESKFSLLVEDFFSLFVSDRAADFLKDFHTRCGDKDFQCTSWHRHEQFGYTRNVSFLHPVKVYLGAKFGNCQEVQKFRVYRNSHLVIETSQQIDNVPYGDYFQVEGIWDVEQASKGENSCTVKVYSNVAFSKKTMFKGKIEQSTREESKEVYATWISIAHETLKEKNIGQSKAGLAEQDASMVHENNSELGSPPKLEGSTQNSTLNSTYLSRNIHEITNCNSGIDNHMKEKSQLFSPLMSIFREPWATFCSHMKAQSLLATILAVAFIIFILMQLSIILLLARVPEVHLVTHGNYNMENVEWLEKRFNYLKEEMLMVESRLERMRHEYALLKSYLQSLEQLRAKS, from the exons ATGGGCACCGATCCGCCGGAGAATCCGGAGGCACAACGCCCCTCGCCGGCGCCGACGGCCGCGAAGCCCGACGGGGACGCGGCTTCCGAGACGTCGTCGGCGCAGTCCAGCGAGCCCTCCGACCGGAAGGACGCCGAATCTCTG GTCCTGTCGACGAGGAGTGAGGAGTACAGGTTTCTGTTTCGTCTTTCGCCTGATGAT GTTCTTCTTCAAGATTTTAATTGCGCAATCCATGAAAATATTCTTCTTCAG GGGCATATGTATTTGTTTACCCACCACATCTGCTTTTATTCCAACATTTTTGGATTTGAGACAAAG AAAATAATTCCTTTCCATGAGGTAACTTGTGTTCGTAAAGCAAAGACAGTTGCAATCTTTCATAATGCCATTGAGATTCTTGCTGGAGTGAAAAGG TACTTTTTTGGATCTTTCTTGACTCGGGATGAAGCATACCGGCTTATTGTTGATGTCTGGGTGCAACATGGTGGTGACGTAAGAGcccag GATACAAAATTGGAGGCCAGCAGTCAAGACGATGCCATTATTATATTTGACAAAGTGAAGGGAGGTAAAGCATTGCTAGATGATTCATCATCTTCGAACAG AAGTAAGGATGCCAAATTGTCAGAAGAATTTAAATCTATCCCTAATGGTAAAGTTGACAGCGACATTTCCATAAGGCTTTTGGAAATTCAGGAGAATGAAGGTGAAGAAAATGTTAACAAGTCATTATCTCAAAATCCTTTTTCATGGACCATCGAGGACATTGATGCTCCTAAAG TACCTGAACATTTTGCAATTGTTGCTGAGTCAAAGTTTTCG CTCCTTGTGGAGGATTTCTTCAGCTTATTTGTCTCTGATCGTGCTGCTGACTTTTTGAAGGATTTCCATACAAGATGTGGTGACAAGG ATTTTCAGTGCACTTCTTGGCATAGGCACGAACAATTTGGGTATACCCGCAATGTTTCATTTCTGCATCCTGTCAAAGTATATCTTG GTGCTAAATTTGGGAACTGTCAGGAGGTCCAGAAATTTCGCGTGTACAGAAACAG CCATTTGGTAATCGAAACATCACAACAAATTGATAATGTGCCATATGGGGATTACTTCCAAGTTGAG GGGATCTGGGATGTTGAACAAGCTAGCAAGGGAGAAAATAGCTGCACTGTGAAAGTATATTCTAATGTGGCATTTTCAAAGAAGACCATGTTTAAGG GGAAAATTGAGCAATCAACTAGGGAGGAGAGTAAAGAAGTTTACGCTACTTGGATAAGCATC GCTCATGAAACTTTAAAGGAAAAGAATATTGGACAATCGAAAG CAGGACTAGCAGAGCAGGATGCATCAATGGTTCATGAGAACAACAGTGAATTAGGAAGTCCCCCAAAGCTTGAAGGGTCAACACAAAATTCAACATTAAATTCTACATATCTTTCAAGGAACATCCATGAGATAACAAACTGTAATTCAGGGATTGACAATCACATGAAAGAGAAGTCTCAACTGTTTTCACCTCTGATGAGTATATTTAGAGAACCATGGGCAACCTTCTGttcacatatgaaggcacaaaGTCTGCTAGCTACGATTTTAGCTGTGGCATTTATTATCTTTATCCTAATGCAG TTAAGCATCATTCTTCTTCTAGCTAGAGTTCCTGAGGTGCATCTGGTAACTCATGGAAACTATAATATGGAGAACGTAGAGTGGTTAGAGAAGCGCTTTAACTACCTCAAGGAAGAAATGCTTATGGTGGAATCTCGATTGGAGCGGATGCGTCATGAATATGCCTTGTTGAAGTCTTATCTGCAGAGTCTTGAACAGCTGAGGGCCAAATCATGA
- the LOC135626826 gene encoding uncharacterized protein LOC135626826 — protein sequence MACNHHIEVEDDSEMKEKRDWSGRLPRLSMGRCSRCGQPLDDSDQVMSSSSMASAERERRPDRALETKGSHAAPAECQLVVRVPGGSGPISLNKEEVKACRDLMIGFPCGHLRVELPVAFSDMQADAAGTCDDLSPVANWKIASPDDDPEKMKARIKVWAQAVVLMSAMKSPR from the exons ATGGCATGTAACCATCATATAGAGGTTGAAGACGACTCCGAGATGAAGGAGAAGAGAGATTGGTCCGGTCGCTTGCCGCGCCTTTCCATGGGGAGATGTAGCCGCTGCGGCCAGCCGTTGGACGACTCAGATCAGGTGATGTCATCGTCGAGCATGGCGTCGGCAGAGAGGGAGCGGCGACCAGATCGAGCACTGGAGACGAAGGGGAGCCACGCTGCGCCGGCGGAGTGCCAGCTCGTAGTCCGGGTGCCGGGTGGGTCCGGGCCGATAAGCCTGAACAAGGAGGAGGTGAAGGCGTGCCGTGATCTCATGATCGGGTTTCCCTGCGGCCATCTGAGGGTGGAGCTCCCTGTAGCGTTCTCCGACATGCAGGCGGACGCCGCCGGCACCTGCGACGACCTTTCCCCAGTCGCCAACTGGAAGATCGCCAGCCCAG ATGACGACCCGGAGAAGATGAAGGCCAGGATCAAAGTATGGGCTCAAGCCGTGGTTCTCATGTCTGCTATGAAGTCACCCCGCTGA